A window of the Streptomyces formicae genome harbors these coding sequences:
- a CDS encoding cobyric acid synthase, giving the protein MSGGLLVAGTTSDAGKSVVTAGICRWLVRRGVKVAPFKGQNMSLNSFVTRDGAEIGRAQAMQAQAARVEPSALMNPVLLKPGSDRSSQVVLMGKPVGELSARGYHGARQQTLFEPVVECLEELRATYDAVICEGAGSPAEINLRRTDIVNMGIARAARFPVLVVGDIDRGGVFAQFFGTTALLAPEDQELVAGYLVNKFRGDVTLLEPGLEMLHGLTGRRTYGVLPFAHGLGIDEEDGLRVSLRGTVRESVVAPPVGEDVLRVAVCAVPLMSNFTDVDALAAEPGVVVRFVDRPEELADADLVVVPGTRGTVRALDWLRARGLADALVRHAADGRPVLGICGGFQLLGEHIDDEVESRAGAVAGLGLLPVRVRFAREKTLARPVGEALGEPVEGYEIHHGVAEVLGGESFLAGCRVRAVWGTHWHGALESDGFRRAFLRVVAAAAGRRFVPATDTSFGALREEQLDRLGDLIEEHADTDALLRLIEDGPPAGLPFVAPGAP; this is encoded by the coding sequence GTCCCTCAATTCCTTCGTGACGCGCGACGGCGCCGAGATCGGCCGGGCGCAGGCCATGCAGGCGCAGGCGGCCCGCGTCGAGCCGTCGGCGCTCATGAACCCCGTGCTGCTCAAGCCCGGAAGCGACCGCTCCAGCCAGGTCGTCCTGATGGGGAAGCCGGTGGGCGAGCTGAGCGCGCGCGGTTACCACGGGGCGCGGCAGCAGACGCTGTTCGAGCCGGTCGTCGAGTGTCTGGAAGAGCTGCGCGCCACGTACGACGCAGTCATCTGCGAGGGTGCCGGCAGTCCGGCCGAGATCAATCTGCGCCGCACCGACATCGTCAACATGGGCATCGCGCGGGCCGCGCGCTTCCCGGTGCTGGTGGTCGGGGACATCGACCGGGGCGGGGTCTTCGCCCAGTTCTTCGGGACGACCGCGCTGCTCGCCCCGGAGGACCAGGAGCTGGTCGCGGGCTACCTCGTGAACAAGTTCCGCGGCGATGTGACGCTGCTGGAGCCCGGGTTGGAGATGCTGCACGGGCTGACCGGGCGGCGGACCTACGGCGTCCTGCCGTTCGCGCACGGCCTCGGCATCGACGAGGAGGACGGGCTGCGGGTGTCCCTGCGGGGCACGGTCAGGGAGTCCGTCGTCGCGCCGCCGGTCGGCGAGGACGTACTGCGGGTCGCGGTCTGCGCCGTACCGCTGATGTCCAACTTCACCGACGTGGACGCGCTGGCGGCCGAACCCGGCGTGGTGGTGCGGTTCGTCGACCGGCCCGAGGAACTGGCCGACGCGGACCTGGTGGTGGTGCCCGGCACGCGCGGGACCGTGCGCGCCCTGGACTGGCTCCGTGCGCGGGGGCTCGCGGACGCGCTCGTACGGCACGCGGCGGACGGCCGCCCCGTGCTCGGGATCTGCGGCGGGTTCCAGCTGCTCGGCGAGCACATCGACGACGAGGTCGAATCACGGGCCGGGGCCGTGGCGGGGCTCGGACTGCTGCCCGTGCGGGTGCGGTTCGCGCGCGAGAAGACGCTGGCGCGGCCGGTCGGCGAAGCGCTCGGCGAGCCGGTGGAGGGGTACGAGATCCACCACGGTGTCGCCGAAGTCCTCGGCGGGGAGAGCTTCCTGGCGGGCTGCCGGGTGAGGGCGGTCTGGGGGACGCACTGGCACGGTGCGCTGGAGAGCGACGGCTTCCGGCGGGCGTTTCTGCGGGTGGTCGCGGCGGCGGCGGGGCGGCGGTTCGTGCCGGCGACGGACACGTCGTTCGGGGCGCTGCGGGAGGAGCAGCTGGACCGGCTCGGCGATCTGATCGAGGAGCACGCGGACACGGACGCGCTCCTGCGGCTGATCGAGGACGGGCCGCCCGCGGGCCTGCCGTTCGTGGCGCCGGGCGCGCCGTGA
- a CDS encoding cobyrinate a,c-diamide synthase, whose product MVARIVIAAPASGSGKTTVATGLMAAFAASGLAVSPHKVGPDYIDPGYHALATGRPGRNLDAYMCGTELIAPLFAHGARGCDLAVVEGVMGLFDGAAGQGELASTAQVAKVLRAPVVLVVDASSQSRSVAALVHGFASWDPEVRLGGVILNKVATDRHEALLREALEESGVPVLGVLRRAPAVATPSRHLGLVPVAERHAEALDAVAAQAEQVRLGCDLEGLLALARSAPELRADAWDPEAAVRLHAGGAVVPGLPQSFSPGAGARGRPQEVPPALPDPRPTVAVAVGAAFTFSYAEHAELLRAAGAEVVPFDPLRDEELPEGTSGVVIGGGFPEVYAPELSANSRLRKAVAELAEAGAPVAAECAGLLYLARSLDGKPMCGVLDADARMSERLTLGYREAVALSDSALAAAGTRMRGHEFHRTVLEPGAGPQAAWGLRQPEPRVEGFVRQGVHASYVHTHWAAAPETALRLVRHCTEWAERSGRSGHSRPSEGSGRSGRA is encoded by the coding sequence GTGGTAGCACGTATCGTCATCGCCGCGCCGGCCTCCGGCAGCGGCAAGACCACCGTCGCGACCGGCCTCATGGCGGCCTTCGCGGCGAGCGGCCTGGCCGTCTCCCCGCACAAGGTGGGCCCGGACTACATCGACCCCGGCTACCACGCGCTCGCGACCGGCCGCCCGGGCCGCAACCTCGACGCGTACATGTGCGGTACGGAGCTGATCGCGCCGCTCTTCGCGCACGGCGCGCGCGGTTGCGATCTGGCCGTGGTCGAGGGCGTGATGGGGCTGTTCGACGGTGCCGCCGGCCAGGGCGAGCTCGCCTCCACGGCCCAGGTCGCGAAGGTGCTGCGGGCACCGGTGGTGCTGGTCGTGGACGCGTCGTCGCAGTCCCGGTCGGTGGCGGCACTGGTGCACGGCTTCGCCTCGTGGGACCCGGAGGTGCGGCTCGGCGGCGTCATCCTCAACAAGGTGGCGACCGACCGTCACGAGGCGCTGCTACGGGAGGCGCTGGAGGAGTCCGGGGTGCCGGTGCTGGGTGTGCTGCGGCGGGCGCCCGCCGTGGCGACGCCGTCGCGGCATCTGGGTCTGGTGCCGGTCGCGGAGCGGCACGCGGAGGCGTTGGACGCGGTGGCGGCGCAGGCGGAGCAGGTGCGGCTGGGGTGCGACCTGGAGGGCCTCCTGGCGCTGGCCCGTAGCGCACCCGAGCTGCGCGCCGATGCGTGGGACCCCGAGGCCGCCGTGCGGCTGCACGCCGGTGGGGCGGTCGTGCCCGGCCTCCCCCAGAGCTTCTCCCCCGGCGCCGGCGCCCGGGGGCGTCCCCAGGAGGTGCCCCCAGCCCTGCCGGACCCGCGACCGACCGTCGCCGTCGCCGTCGGGGCCGCGTTCACGTTCTCGTACGCGGAGCACGCCGAGTTGCTCCGTGCCGCCGGCGCGGAGGTCGTCCCGTTCGACCCGCTCCGTGACGAGGAGCTGCCGGAAGGGACCAGCGGCGTCGTCATCGGCGGCGGGTTCCCCGAGGTGTACGCGCCCGAGCTGTCCGCCAACTCGCGCCTGCGCAAGGCGGTCGCCGAACTGGCCGAGGCGGGCGCGCCCGTCGCCGCCGAGTGCGCGGGGCTCCTGTACCTCGCGCGTTCGCTGGACGGAAAGCCGATGTGCGGTGTGCTGGACGCCGATGCGCGCATGTCGGAGCGGCTCACGCTCGGCTACCGGGAGGCGGTGGCCCTGAGCGACAGCGCCCTTGCCGCGGCGGGGACCCGGATGCGGGGGCACGAGTTCCACCGCACCGTCCTCGAGCCGGGCGCGGGACCGCAGGCGGCCTGGGGGCTGCGGCAGCCCGAGCCGCGGGTCGAGGGCTTCGTACGGCAGGGTGTGCACGCGAGTTACGTCCACACGCACTGGGCGGCCGCACCGGAGACGGCGCTCCGCCTCGTACGGCATTGCACGGAATGGGCGGAACGGTCCGGGCGATCTGGGCATTCCCGACCTTCCGAGGGGTCCGGGCGGTCCGGGCGGGCGTGA
- a CDS encoding ZIP family metal transporter has product MAVIVALGAFLMTLFGGWTAQRVTDRRHLVLGLAGGLMLGVAGLDLLPEAMEAAGHEVLGVPQALLLFVGGFLLAHLVERLLAVRHAAHGAYDGGEHRHHAPQIGMAAAAAMIGHSLMDGIAIGAAFQAGGGMGVTVALAVISHDFADGFNTYTVTSLYGNERRKALAMLFAAALAPVAGAASTLLFTMPREVLGGYLGFFGGALLYLAAAEILPEAHHRHPARSTLLCTVTGVAFVWLVTGIAE; this is encoded by the coding sequence ATGGCGGTGATCGTCGCGCTCGGCGCGTTCCTGATGACGCTGTTCGGCGGGTGGACGGCGCAGCGCGTCACCGACCGGCGGCACCTCGTGCTGGGCCTCGCGGGCGGGCTGATGCTCGGCGTGGCCGGGCTCGATCTGCTCCCGGAGGCGATGGAGGCGGCGGGCCACGAGGTGCTGGGCGTGCCGCAGGCCCTGCTGCTGTTCGTGGGCGGATTCCTCCTCGCCCATCTTGTGGAGCGGCTGCTGGCGGTCCGTCACGCGGCGCACGGCGCGTACGACGGCGGGGAGCACCGGCATCACGCCCCGCAGATCGGCATGGCAGCGGCCGCGGCCATGATCGGGCACAGCCTCATGGACGGCATCGCCATCGGCGCCGCGTTCCAGGCGGGCGGCGGCATGGGCGTCACCGTGGCGCTCGCCGTGATCAGCCATGACTTCGCCGACGGGTTCAACACGTACACGGTCACCAGCCTCTACGGGAACGAGCGCCGCAAGGCACTCGCCATGCTCTTCGCCGCTGCGCTCGCCCCTGTGGCGGGCGCAGCCTCCACGCTGCTGTTCACCATGCCGCGGGAGGTGCTCGGCGGCTACCTCGGCTTCTTCGGTGGCGCGTTGCTCTACCTCGCCGCCGCGGAGATCCTGCCCGAGGCGCACCACCGGCACCCGGCCCGCTCCACGCTGCTGTGCACGGTGACGGGGGTGGCGTTCGTCTGGCTGGTGACGGGCATCGCGGAATGA
- a CDS encoding sirohydrochlorin chelatase — protein sequence MTSPPALLIAAPGARHDAAAAAFQDFVALLGNRHPEVPVAGGLIGAERWPVAEAVDELVAAGAARLAAVSLALVPEARAAGVMAEALTAAREEHPELSVAQGRALGPDPALLAVLEQRLDEAIGAGRTGRTPRDRAEVTVLLVAPGSTEPEANAEVHRAARLLWEGRGYAGVETAFVSSAAPDVPTGLDRCVRLGARRIVVLPYVLFDGGPVERARLHAEGWAEAHPETDVRFAEAIGPVEELADLVVERFREAVAGPVPAQPEHGQDDHARTH from the coding sequence GTGACTTCCCCGCCCGCACTGCTCATCGCCGCCCCCGGCGCCCGGCACGATGCCGCGGCCGCGGCGTTCCAGGACTTCGTGGCGCTGCTGGGCAACCGCCACCCCGAGGTTCCCGTCGCCGGCGGGCTCATCGGGGCGGAGCGGTGGCCGGTCGCCGAGGCCGTGGACGAGCTCGTCGCGGCGGGCGCCGCGCGGCTCGCCGCGGTCTCGCTGGCGCTGGTGCCCGAGGCGCGCGCCGCGGGTGTCATGGCGGAGGCGCTGACGGCCGCCCGCGAGGAGCACCCCGAGCTGTCCGTCGCACAGGGCCGTGCGCTCGGTCCCGACCCGGCGCTGCTCGCCGTACTGGAGCAGCGCCTCGACGAGGCGATCGGCGCGGGCAGGACGGGCCGCACGCCGCGGGACCGGGCCGAGGTGACCGTCCTGCTCGTCGCGCCCGGCTCGACCGAACCGGAGGCCAACGCCGAGGTGCACCGGGCGGCGCGGCTGCTCTGGGAGGGCCGGGGGTACGCGGGCGTCGAAACGGCGTTCGTTTCCTCGGCCGCGCCCGATGTGCCGACCGGGCTCGACCGCTGCGTACGGCTCGGGGCACGGCGGATCGTCGTGCTGCCGTACGTCCTCTTCGACGGCGGCCCGGTCGAGCGGGCGCGGCTGCACGCGGAGGGCTGGGCGGAGGCCCACCCGGAGACGGACGTCCGCTTCGCCGAGGCGATCGGCCCCGTCGAGGAGCTGGCCGACCTGGTCGTCGAGCGCTTCCGGGAGGCCGTCGCCGGACCCGTGCCGGCGCAGCCCGAGCACGGGCAGGACGACCATGCACGCACACACTGA
- the cobC gene encoding Rv2231c family pyridoxal phosphate-dependent protein CobC, whose amino-acid sequence MHAHTDQHDLRHHGDAEVRDCWGLTDLAVNVRAGTPPDWLRERIAESLVSLAAYPDGRAARAAVAARHGLPAERVLLTAGAAEAFVLLARALPALGVRRPAVVHPQFTEPEAALRDAGHTVTRVVLRAEDGFRLDPAAVPESADLVVIGNPTNPTSVLHPASVIAGLARPGRILVVDEAFMDAVPGEPEALASRTDVPGLVVLRSLTKTWGLAGLRIGYVLAAPETIALLAQAQPLWPVSTPALAAAQACVSPRALAEAATAAECVAKDRAHLMAGLAEFDEVQAVEGAAGPFVLIRVDRADAVRERLRALGFVVRRGDTFPGLDRDWLRLAVRDRATTNRVLQALDQALTFTHGG is encoded by the coding sequence ATGCACGCACACACTGACCAGCACGATCTGCGGCACCACGGCGACGCGGAGGTCCGCGACTGCTGGGGACTGACCGATCTCGCGGTCAACGTCCGCGCCGGCACTCCCCCGGACTGGCTCCGAGAGCGGATCGCCGAGTCGCTGGTGTCGCTCGCCGCGTACCCCGACGGGCGTGCGGCACGGGCGGCGGTCGCGGCGCGCCACGGGCTGCCGGCGGAGCGGGTGCTGCTGACGGCCGGGGCGGCCGAGGCGTTCGTCCTGCTCGCGCGGGCGCTGCCGGCGCTGGGGGTGCGGCGGCCCGCGGTCGTGCACCCGCAGTTCACCGAGCCGGAGGCGGCTCTGCGGGATGCGGGGCACACGGTGACGCGGGTCGTGCTGCGGGCGGAGGACGGCTTCCGCCTGGACCCGGCGGCCGTACCCGAGTCGGCCGATCTCGTCGTGATCGGCAACCCGACGAACCCGACGTCCGTGCTCCACCCGGCCTCCGTGATCGCCGGGCTGGCGCGGCCCGGGCGGATCCTGGTCGTCGACGAGGCGTTCATGGACGCGGTGCCCGGCGAGCCGGAGGCGCTGGCGTCGCGGACCGACGTACCGGGGCTCGTGGTACTGCGCAGTCTCACCAAGACCTGGGGGCTCGCGGGGCTGCGGATCGGTTACGTGCTCGCCGCGCCGGAGACGATCGCGCTGCTGGCGCAGGCGCAGCCGCTGTGGCCGGTGTCGACACCGGCGCTGGCGGCGGCGCAGGCGTGCGTGTCGCCGCGTGCGCTGGCGGAGGCGGCGACGGCGGCGGAATGCGTCGCCAAGGACCGGGCCCATCTCATGGCCGGGCTCGCGGAGTTCGACGAGGTGCAGGCGGTGGAGGGGGCGGCGGGGCCGTTCGTACTGATCCGCGTGGACCGCGCGGACGCGGTGCGCGAGCGGTTGCGGGCCCTGGGGTTCGTGGTGCGCCGCGGGGACACGTTCCCGGGCCTGGACCGCGACTGGCTCCGCCTGGCGGTGCGGGACCGCGCGACGACGAACCGCGTCCTGCAGGCACTGGACCAGGCGCTGACCTTCACTCACGGGGGCTGA
- a CDS encoding putative cobaltochelatase translates to MSTLYPFTAVVGMDDLRLALLLNAVSPAVGGVLVRGEKGTAKSTAVRALADLLPGLTVVAGCRFSCAPAAPDPQCPDGPHDDRAAATRPARMVELPVGASEDRLVGALDIERALSEGVKAFEPGLLAQAHRGILYVDEVNLLHDHLVDLLLDAAAMGASHVEREGVSVRHAARFLLVGTMNPEEGELRPQLLDRFGLTVEVAASRDPEQRVEVVRRRLAYDDDPAGFAARWADEEAALRERIVAARALLPQVVLGDATLRQIAATCAAFEVDGMRADIVMARTATALAAWAGRTEVLGEDVRQAALLALPHRRRRSPFDAPGLDEDKLDQALEKCGGDDEPDPDPEPDPEPDGPDSGPGGGPGGGIPPQPQGPRSTADQPQADRPQGPDTAPAAGRPDAAPGASAGEQAAVRAAEPFRTKMLSVPGLGEGAAGRRSRARTEHGRTTGARRPQGALTKLHLAATVHAAAPHQRARGRSGPGLVVRRDDLRQAAREGREGNLVLFAVDASGSMAARQRMGAVKGAVLSLLLDAYQRRDKVGLVTFRGTTADVALPPTSSVDAAAARLERLPTGGRTPLAAGLLKAHDVLRVERLRDPSRRPLLVVVTDGRATGGGPDPVALAGRAARLHAADGTASVVVDCETGPVRLGLAGRLAAELGGAAITLDELRADSIAGLVRNIRTMGSDSRRAA, encoded by the coding sequence GTGAGCACTCTGTATCCGTTCACCGCCGTCGTCGGTATGGACGATCTGCGGCTGGCGCTGCTGCTCAATGCCGTCAGCCCGGCAGTGGGCGGCGTTCTCGTCCGCGGCGAGAAGGGCACGGCCAAGAGCACAGCGGTCCGCGCCCTCGCAGATCTGCTGCCCGGCCTGACAGTCGTCGCGGGCTGCCGCTTCAGCTGCGCCCCAGCCGCCCCCGATCCGCAGTGCCCCGACGGGCCGCACGACGACCGCGCGGCCGCGACGCGCCCCGCGCGCATGGTCGAGCTGCCTGTCGGCGCCTCCGAGGACCGTCTCGTCGGGGCGCTGGACATCGAACGGGCCCTGTCCGAGGGCGTGAAGGCGTTCGAGCCGGGGCTGCTGGCGCAGGCGCACCGGGGCATCCTGTACGTCGACGAGGTCAATCTGCTGCACGACCACCTCGTTGACTTGTTGTTGGACGCCGCCGCCATGGGTGCCTCCCACGTCGAGCGTGAGGGCGTCTCCGTCCGGCATGCCGCGCGCTTCCTCCTTGTCGGGACCATGAACCCGGAGGAGGGTGAGCTGAGGCCCCAGCTTCTCGACCGGTTCGGCCTGACCGTGGAGGTCGCGGCCTCCCGGGATCCCGAGCAGCGGGTCGAGGTGGTACGGCGGCGCCTGGCGTACGACGACGACCCGGCCGGCTTCGCAGCGCGCTGGGCCGACGAGGAAGCCGCGCTGCGCGAGCGGATCGTCGCCGCGCGGGCGCTGCTGCCGCAGGTGGTGCTGGGTGACGCGACGCTGCGTCAGATCGCCGCGACGTGCGCGGCGTTCGAGGTGGACGGCATGCGGGCCGACATCGTGATGGCGCGGACGGCGACGGCGCTGGCCGCCTGGGCGGGACGTACGGAAGTACTCGGAGAAGACGTCCGGCAGGCCGCGCTACTCGCGCTGCCGCATCGCAGGCGGCGATCGCCGTTCGACGCGCCCGGCCTGGACGAGGACAAACTCGACCAGGCGCTGGAGAAGTGCGGCGGGGACGACGAACCGGATCCCGACCCGGAGCCGGACCCGGAGCCCGACGGTCCGGACAGCGGCCCCGGCGGCGGCCCGGGCGGTGGGATTCCGCCCCAGCCGCAGGGACCCCGGTCGACGGCAGACCAGCCGCAGGCAGACCGGCCGCAGGGTCCCGACACGGCACCGGCCGCCGGCCGGCCGGACGCGGCCCCCGGCGCGAGCGCCGGCGAGCAGGCCGCCGTACGGGCCGCCGAGCCGTTCCGTACGAAGATGCTGAGCGTGCCCGGGCTCGGCGAGGGCGCGGCCGGGCGCCGTTCCCGGGCCCGTACCGAGCACGGCAGGACGACCGGCGCCCGGCGGCCCCAGGGGGCGCTCACCAAGCTGCACCTGGCGGCGACCGTGCACGCCGCCGCGCCCCATCAGCGGGCGCGCGGCCGCTCAGGCCCCGGCCTCGTCGTCCGGCGCGACGATCTGCGGCAGGCGGCGCGCGAGGGCCGCGAGGGCAACCTCGTGCTCTTCGCCGTCGACGCGTCCGGTTCGATGGCGGCCCGGCAGCGGATGGGCGCCGTCAAGGGCGCGGTCCTGTCCCTGCTGCTCGACGCCTACCAGCGGCGCGACAAGGTCGGCCTCGTCACCTTCCGCGGCACCACGGCCGATGTGGCGCTGCCGCCGACGTCCTCCGTGGACGCGGCCGCCGCCCGGCTGGAGCGGCTGCCGACCGGCGGTCGGACCCCGCTGGCCGCCGGTCTGCTCAAGGCGCACGACGTGCTGCGCGTGGAGCGGCTGCGCGATCCGTCGCGCCGCCCGCTGCTGGTGGTCGTGACGGACGGCCGGGCGACCGGCGGCGGCCCGGACCCGGTGGCGCTCGCCGGACGGGCGGCGCGGCTGCACGCCGCCGACGGCACCGCGTCCGTGGTCGTCGACTGCGAGACCGGACCGGTCAGGCTCGGCCTCGCCGGGAGGCTCGCCGCCGAGCTGGGCGGCGCCGCCATCACCCTGGACGAGCTGCGTGCGGACAGCATCGCCGGGCTCGTACGGAACATCCGCACCATGGGCAGCGATTCGAGGAGGGCCGCGTAG
- a CDS encoding amidohydrolase family protein produces the protein MSDHVVLHVKGRVLVGPEEVRDELWVVDGRVTYDRPVSAGDVRTVRGWALPGLVDAHCHVGLDQHGAVDEATSEKQALTDRDAGTLLLRDAGSPSDTRWIDDREDLPRIIRAGRHIARTRRYIRNYAHEIEPADLVAYVAQEARRGDGWVKLVGDWLDRDAGDLGACWPRDAVEAAIAEAHRLGARVTAHCFAEDSLRDLVEAGIDCIEHATGLTDETIPLFAERGVAIVPTLVNIATFPQLAAGGETKFPRWSAHMRRLHERRYDTVRSAYDAGIPVYVGTDAGGSLPHGLVAAEVAELVKAGIPAVEALSATAWGARSWLGRPGLDEGAPADLVVYEADPRDDVRVLAAPTRVVLWGRVIG, from the coding sequence ATGAGCGATCACGTGGTGCTGCATGTGAAGGGGCGGGTGCTCGTCGGGCCGGAGGAGGTCCGGGACGAGCTGTGGGTGGTCGACGGCCGGGTCACCTACGACAGGCCCGTCTCCGCCGGCGACGTACGGACCGTCCGGGGCTGGGCCCTGCCGGGCCTCGTCGACGCCCACTGCCATGTCGGGCTCGACCAGCACGGCGCGGTCGACGAGGCGACCAGCGAGAAGCAGGCGCTGACCGACCGGGACGCGGGCACGCTGCTCCTCCGGGACGCCGGCTCGCCCTCCGACACCCGCTGGATCGACGACCGCGAGGACCTGCCGAGGATCATCCGGGCGGGCCGGCACATCGCCCGCACCCGCCGCTACATCCGCAACTACGCCCACGAGATCGAACCGGCCGACCTCGTCGCCTATGTCGCCCAGGAGGCGCGGCGCGGCGACGGCTGGGTCAAGCTCGTCGGTGACTGGCTCGACCGCGACGCGGGCGACCTCGGGGCCTGCTGGCCGCGCGACGCCGTCGAGGCGGCCATCGCCGAGGCGCACCGGCTCGGCGCCCGCGTCACCGCCCACTGCTTCGCCGAGGACTCGCTGCGGGATCTCGTCGAAGCGGGTATCGACTGCATCGAGCACGCGACCGGACTCACCGACGAGACCATCCCGCTCTTCGCCGAACGCGGCGTCGCCATCGTGCCGACGCTCGTCAACATCGCCACCTTCCCGCAGCTCGCGGCCGGCGGCGAGACGAAGTTCCCGCGCTGGTCCGCACATATGCGACGGCTGCACGAGCGCCGCTACGACACGGTCCGCTCCGCGTACGACGCGGGCATCCCCGTCTACGTCGGCACCGACGCGGGCGGCTCGCTGCCGCACGGGCTCGTCGCCGCCGAGGTCGCCGAGCTCGTCAAGGCGGGCATCCCCGCGGTGGAGGCTCTCTCGGCCACCGCCTGGGGCGCCAGGAGCTGGCTCGGCCGGCCGGGCCTCGACGAGGGCGCGCCGGCGGACCTCGTCGTGTACGAGGCGGATCCCCGGGACGACGTACGGGTGCTGGCGGCGCCGACGAGGGTGGTCCTGTGGGGGCGCGTCATCGGTTGA
- a CDS encoding SCO1860 family LAETG-anchored protein: protein MNSNTFRMPARRSAAAAAAAALAVGGPVAFAAPAHATGGADGRASAVVLRTGLDVSLLNKTVNVPLKASLNEVQAPASAEKTALTVQVEGVDQGRPLNVLRADVASAKATADREKAEGSVTLAHAKVHVPGLPLLSLIEVEEVTSRAVCAAGEKPVAESNLLGTVRVLGKKVTLTTGGTTRVEVPGVGEVRLELSRTETTSRTAAVTALELAVSVNPLKLNVAEVEGAVTLAAATCEAPAPASAAPSAAPSAPPEVKPQTGPQENLAETGGSSATPYVAAGAFALLAAGTAGVVLARRRARD from the coding sequence TTGAACAGCAATACCTTCCGCATGCCCGCACGCCGTTCCGCAGCCGCCGCGGCCGCCGCCGCGCTGGCCGTCGGCGGGCCCGTGGCCTTCGCCGCGCCCGCCCATGCGACGGGCGGCGCAGACGGGCGGGCGAGCGCGGTCGTGCTCCGAACCGGCCTCGACGTCTCCCTGCTCAACAAGACCGTCAACGTGCCGCTGAAGGCCTCCCTCAACGAGGTCCAGGCGCCCGCGAGCGCCGAGAAGACCGCACTCACCGTCCAGGTGGAAGGCGTCGACCAGGGGCGGCCGTTGAACGTGCTGCGTGCGGACGTCGCGAGCGCGAAAGCGACCGCGGACCGGGAGAAGGCCGAGGGGTCCGTGACCCTCGCCCACGCGAAGGTGCACGTGCCGGGGCTGCCGCTGCTCTCGCTCATCGAGGTCGAGGAGGTGACCTCCCGGGCGGTCTGCGCGGCCGGCGAGAAGCCCGTGGCCGAGTCCAACCTCCTCGGCACGGTCAGGGTGCTCGGCAAGAAGGTCACGCTGACGACGGGCGGCACGACCCGGGTCGAGGTGCCGGGCGTCGGCGAGGTCCGGCTCGAACTGTCCCGTACGGAGACGACGTCGCGTACGGCGGCGGTCACGGCGCTCGAACTGGCGGTGTCCGTCAACCCGCTGAAGCTGAACGTGGCGGAGGTGGAGGGGGCGGTGACGCTGGCGGCGGCGACGTGCGAGGCGCCTGCACCGGCGTCCGCGGCGCCCTCCGCGGCGCCCTCCGCGCCGCCGGAGGTGAAGCCGCAGACCGGCCCGCAGGAGAACCTCGCGGAGACGGGCGGCAGTTCGGCCACGCCGTACGTCGCGGCAGGCGCCTTCGCCCTCCTGGCGGCGGGCACGGCAGGCGTGGTGCTCGCCCGTAGGAGGGCGCGGGACTGA
- the cobO gene encoding cob(I)yrinic acid a,c-diamide adenosyltransferase — MPQGQPSVVPDDGLTTRQRRNRPLVMVHTGVGKGKSTAAFGMALRAWNQGWPVGVFQFVKSAKWKVGEENALRVLGASGEGGVVDWHKMGEGWSWIQRAPQDGELSNEEKAREGWEQVKRDLAAGTYTFYVLDEFAYPLHWGWVDTDEVIEVLRDRPGTQHVVITGRNAPQALVDFADLVTDMSKVKHPMDAGQKGQRGIEW, encoded by the coding sequence GTGCCGCAGGGACAGCCGAGTGTCGTACCGGACGACGGACTCACCACCCGTCAGCGCCGCAACCGCCCGCTGGTGATGGTGCACACGGGCGTCGGCAAGGGGAAGTCGACCGCCGCCTTCGGCATGGCGCTGCGCGCCTGGAACCAGGGCTGGCCGGTCGGGGTGTTCCAGTTCGTCAAGTCGGCGAAGTGGAAGGTCGGCGAGGAGAACGCGCTCAGGGTGCTCGGCGCGAGCGGCGAGGGCGGCGTCGTCGACTGGCACAAGATGGGCGAGGGCTGGTCCTGGATCCAGCGGGCCCCCCAGGACGGGGAGCTGTCCAACGAGGAGAAGGCGCGCGAGGGCTGGGAGCAGGTCAAGCGCGATCTGGCCGCCGGGACGTACACGTTCTACGTGCTCGACGAGTTCGCGTACCCGCTGCACTGGGGATGGGTGGACACGGACGAGGTGATCGAGGTGCTGCGCGACCGGCCCGGCACCCAGCACGTGGTGATCACCGGCCGCAACGCCCCGCAGGCGCTCGTCGACTTCGCCGATCTCGTCACCGACATGTCGAAGGTCAAGCACCCGATGGACGCGGGCCAGAAGGGCCAGCGGGGCATCGAGTGGTAG